GAGTGATGATGCTGGTTCATTAAAAGCGATATGTCCATCCACGCCTACGCCACCCATAAAGAGATGAATTTTACCGTAAGCTTGGATCTTATCTTCATAGTCTTGGCATTCTTTCTCAATATCTTGTGTCATTCCATCTAAAATATGAACATTTTTAGGATCAATATCAATATGATTGAAAAAGTTTTCAAACATAAAGTAATGATAGCTTTGAGGGTGTGTTTTTGGTAAGCCAACATATTCATCCATATTAAAGGTGACAACATTTTTAAAGCTAACTTTTCCCGCTTGATAATATTCAATCAATTTTTTGTAAGTTTTAAGTGGCGTACCACCTGTTGGTAATCCTAAGACAAAAGGTTTGTCTGCGGTTGGATTAAACTGATTGATGCGATTTACAATATATTTTGCAGTCCATTCACTAACATTCTCAGCTGTTTCTAATGGTATAAGTCTCATAGAGTTTCCTTATTTTTCAATATTTATAATTAAAACGTTGTTCTGAAATTACATCTAATGTTTTTTGTTTATTCGCTGTTGCTTTTTTCTCTTCTTCTTTCACAATCAGGGTATAAATTAAATCAAGTATAAACAGTTGTGCAATTTTAGTTCGTAAAGAATCACCTTGTAACTGTCCTTGTTTATTACCATTGATTAAGACTAAATCGGCAACTTTTGTGATAGGGGAGCGTAAGTTATGGGTGATTGCAATTGTTTGTGCTTTATTTCTTTTTGCGATTTCAAGTGCCTGAATAATTTCTTGTGAGAACCCTGAATGGCTGATACCAATAACGACATCATTTTTATTCATTAAGGCTGCTTGCATATACATAAAATGATTATTCGTTATCGAATCCACTTGAAGCCCAATTCTCATAAATTTAGTTTTTGCTTCTTCAGCGCTTAATCCAGAGGTGCCAACACCGAATAAAAAGATTCTTTTTGCTTGAAGCAATGTTTGAACTACTTTTTCAAGTTCTTGGAAGTCCAATAAACTGATGGTTTTATCAGTGACTCTTGTAATGCTGATCTGTAATTTTTTTGCAATTTCAAGGTAAGAATCCTCACTTGAGATATCTTCTTCAAAAATAGAGTGATTGTTTGTTCTTGTTGCTAACTCAACGGCTAATGCTAATTTAAAGTCAGTGAAACCTTTGAACCCTAATGTGCGGCAAAAACGGATAAAGGTAGCCTCTCCAACACATAAATTTTCGGCAATTTCAGATAGAGAGCATTGGTTAAGCTCTTCTGGCATATTCAGCAATTTTTCTGCAATACGTTTTTCAGTTTTTGTTAAGCTATTATACAAAGAGCCAACAGTATCTAAAATATTTCTCACTGCCATAGTGTTCCCTTAAAATAATATAAATTACAAGCCATTTTGAAGTTTTTCTTATTTTATTATGAGTAATAATGGAGTCAATTAATCATAAATAAAATTATGATCTAGATCACGTTTTTATTTATGATTAAGTTAACCAGTTTATCATAGGATAGAGGTATTAATATGTTGATTACTCATATGCTTGAGCAAGTTCTAACATTTCTTTAGCGTTGGCGAGGACAGCTTCGGAAATTTTGTTACCTCCAAGTAAACGAGCCAATGCAGTGATACGCTCTTGTGGTCGTAAATTACTCATTTGGGTTTCAGTTTGCCCATCTTTGACATATTTTTCTACGTTAAAGTGGTGATGACCATAGCTTGCAACTTGAGGTAGATGGGTCACACATAATACTTGGCATTTTTTTGAAAGTTTACGGAGTAGTTGACCAACAGCAGTGGCTGTTGCACCACTGATGCCAACATCAACTTCATCAAAAATAAGGGTTGGCGTAGAAAGTTTATTTGCTGTTAAGACTTGTACTGCTAATGAAATTCGTGACAGTTCACCTCCTGACGCTATTTTAACTAAGGGTTGTGGTTGTTGACCTAAATTACTGCGTAAATTAAAGACGACGTAATCAGCACCATTACTGGAAAGTTTTTCAGGATTATGTTGTACATCAATAAAGAACTCGCTGTTTTCCATCGCAAGTTGTTTAATTTGTTTTGTTACCTTTTCTGAGAGTTTTTGGCTTGCTTCTAAACGCTTTTGGTAAATCTGTTCTGCTAGGTTTAAACACTTTTGGTAGGCGTTCTTTTCATCTGTGATGAGTTGTTCTTCACTCTCTTCAAAATCGATGAACTGCTGAAGCTCTTGTTGTAACTGCTGATGATGTTTCCATAAACTTTTTGTTGTCACGTTATGTTTACGGGCAAGATCCATTGCTTTACTGATTCGAGATTCTAATTCATTTAATAATTGAGGATCTTGTTCAATATTATTGGCAAGGGATTGTATATCAGCACTGGCTTCTTGAATTTGAATAAGTGCCTCATTTAACATTTCTTGAGCAGGTTTATAGCTAGCATCTACTTCCATTAATTCGTCTAAATATCGAATCGTTTGATATAACATTGAATCAATATTCATTTCTGTATTTTCAGTCAGTAATTCAAGAGAGTTTTGTGAGAGTGAAATAAGTTGTTCAGCATTAGCTAGGCGATTGTAATTTTCCTCTAACTCTTCAAATTCATTCTCTTTTAAGGCAAATTCATCAAGCTCTTCCACTTGATATTGAAGTAATTGTTTTTGAGCCAAATTTTCTTGGTAACGTTGTTTATAAGATTTTAATGCTTTGTTTAGTTTTTTCCATTCGGCATATTGTTTTTCCATTTGAGTAAGCAACGGGCTAATATTGGCATAATTATTAATAATTTCCAGCGGATAGTCATTTTTTAGTAATAATTGTGGAGCGTGTTGTCCATTAAGATGAATAAGGTATTGCCCCAATTCTCGTAATTGAGAAATAGGTAAAGGACGATTATTTACAAACGCTTTTGAACGACCTTCATTATTGATCATTCTACGTAGAATACACTCTTGAGGATTATCGTCATCTAATAATTCGTGTTCTTTTAACCATAAAAAGGCAGGGCTGTTTTGTTGCATTAAAAAGGTAGCAGAAATATCTGCTTTTGTTGCTTTATCACGAATCATTGAACTTTCAGAGCGATAGCCTAAGCACAACCCTAGTGCATCAATACCGATAGATTTACCCGCTCCAGTTTCACCTGTAATAACGGACATACCTTCACTTAAGGCAAGGTTAAGTTGGCGGACAATAGCAAAATTATTAATAGTTAAATGAGTAAGCATAGCAAAATCCATATAAAAACACTGTATGGATATATAGTAATACTGTTTTTTTAAACAGTAAAGTAAAAATTTAGATTTTAAGTATTAATGAGTAATATTAGGTCAAAATTCAATAAAAATAGCAGAAAAGAAAACGGAAAAAGAATGGCTGGGGTACTAGGATTCGAACCTAGGTATGCTGAGATCAAAACCCAGTGCCTTACCGCTTGGCGATACCCCAAAATGAAAAAAACTAACCAAAGTTAGTTTACCTGAATGTTTTATTAGTATTAAGATGGCTGGGGTACTAGGATTCGAACCTAGGTATGCTGAGATCAAAACCCAGTGCCTTACCGCTTGGCGATACCCCAATAATCTTAAAAACACAAACCGAAAAATGGTGCGGAAGGAGGGACTTGAACCCACACACCTTGCGGCGCCAGAACCTAAATCTGGTGCGTCTACCAATTTCGCCACTTCCGCAACTTGAAAATAAAAATGGTGGCTATGACGAGATTCGAACTTGTGACCCCAACATTATGAGTGTTGTGCTCTAACCAGCTGAGCTACATAGCCATTTTTATTTTTAAATTACATTACCATATCGGCTTTGCGGGGTGTATTATGCTGATTTCAACAGGATTCGTCAAATACTTTTTTATGAAAAAATCGTTTTTTTGTATTAGTTGAATGCAAAATCAACAGTTTGTTTTTAAATCAACCATTGAAATAAAATTTGATACTAAATTTCTATTTTGAGTTGCTGTAGTACAGGGGGGATTTCAGGCATTATACTTTCCCATAAATAAAAGGAGTAAGCAGCTTGTCCTACCAACATTCCCAAACCATCTTGAACTTGTTTTGCACCATTTTTTATAGCATAGTGTAAAAAAGGTGTGTTCATATTTGAAGCATATTGCATATCATACACTTTTGAATGTTGCAAAAGATGAGATGGTAGTGGGACATATTTTCCTTGTAATCCCAATGAGGTAGCATTAATAATTAAATCAAAAGATTGGTGATTCAATTGCTCAAGAGTAGTGGTTGTAATATGCCCAAATTTTGCAAATTTTTGTGTTAATGTCACCGCTTTGGCTAAGGTTCGGTTATAGAGAGTAATAGTTTGCTTTCTATTTAAGAGTGGATATAGTACGCCTTTTGTTGCTCCTCCAGCTCCTAAAATAAGAATATTTTGATTTTCAGTGAGCCATCCTAAGCGCTCCAAATCCATAACCAAACCCATTCCATCGGTATTATCTGCATATAAATTTCCATTATCTAACAATTTTAGTGTGTTGCAAGCCTCTGCTAATAAACAGCTTTCACTATGGCAATCGGCTAATTGAAACGCTTCTTCTTTAAATGGTGCAGTAATATTTGCGCCTTTTGCACCTTGTTGAAAGAAATCATAAATTTGCTGTTTAAAAAGCGTGCTATCACCTAATTGTGCTGAATAATCAATATTTTTACCTGTTTGCTGTGCAAAAAGTTGATGGATACGAGGTGATTTACTTTGTGAAATAGGGTTTCCCCAAACAGCATATTTATTCATCATTTACCCTTGTCTAAAAATGTATTGAGTAAAAATATCTCTAATTTCAGAAGGTTTCGTTTTTCCTCCTGTTGAGGCATTTAAAATTGGAAAGTGTTCACCAAATTGTTGTTGTACTTCTTCCACTGTATAGCAAGGAGGCATTCCTGAAAGATTAGCACTTGTTGATGTAATTGCACTTTGGGTGGCATTGCAAAGTTGAGAAATTGCAAAAAGTTTACACAATCTTACCGCTATAGTATCAAACTTACCTGTTAAATAGTGTGAAACAGTTGATTTTGCAGGCATTATCCAAGTAATAGCTTGCTCACCTATCTGATAAAATCTATTCCATTCTGTTTCCGTTAACTTTGTTTCATCAATATAGGGTAATAGAAATTGAGGATCAGATGCGAGTAAAATTAATCCTTTGTCCTCAGGACGATTTTTTAATTGTAATAATGCTTGAACAGCTTGTTCACTGTGTGGATTACAGCCCAAACCAAAAACGGCTTCTGTAGGGTAGGCTATCACGTTGTTTTGGTTAAATTGTTCAATGATTTGTTCAAAAGAGTACATTAATCTTCCTTGTTAAATAAGTACTGGCAGTGTGTGTTAGCGCAGAGGTACATTAAGTTTCCTCGCTGTTTTTTTTCGATTACTAATTCACTGCGGCATTGAGGGCATTGTTTTTGGATTGGTTTGCTGGGTAAAGTAAATTTACACTTTGGGAATCCTAAGCAGCCATAAAATATTTTTCCAGATCGCCCTGTTCGAGCAACTAACTTCTCTTTTTTACATTCAGGGCAATCAAACTCAATTTCTTGAGGTTCTTCGTGAACCGTAAAATGGCAATAAGGATAATGGCTACAACCAATAAAAATACCATAAGTCCCTTGTTTTAATTGTAAAAAATAACCACATTCAGGACACTGTTCTTCTAGGGTTTTAATAATATGGTAATTTTGATGTAATGGTTTTAAATAATCACAATCAGGGTAGCTTGTACAACCTAAAAAAAGCCCCTTTTTACCTTTTTTGATTTGCAAAGGTGCATTACATTGAGGGCAATGTTCAGTCTGTTTTTTAGGTTGAAAGAGGCTCATTTTAAGTTTAACTATATTAATTTATATTCAATCACAAAAAATTCATTATCATTCGGATAGATATCTCGAATAACAGTTTTTAATTGCTCTAATGTCATATTTTCTTGTTTAGCGTGTTCTTCATTTAATTGTTCAAATAAAATAGGAGTCACAGAGCTAACTTGAATTTTAGCAAAGAAGCGATCCGTTTCATTGGTAAACACCTCTAAAATTTGGTTAGGTTTGAAATAAGATTCTGCCTTATCTCGAATTGTAATGGTTTTTTTACTACTTAAAATATCTTGTTCAAATCGTTCAAAAAAGTGATTTTATTCATTATATTCTCCATTGATTAAGTCATTAAAATATTCAACATCAAAACCACGACCAAGCATAAATCGCCACATTTTTTGTTTGGCTTTGAGATCCCAATGTAATGGTTTTTTCTTGTTAAATACTTTCTGTGCTAAGTTATACCAATCAATTTCACTTTCATCAAGTTTTTGTGAAATAATTTTATTAGACACACCTTTCATTTGAAGTTCTTGTTGAATTTTTTTTGCGCCAAAACCTGCCGATGAACGATAACGAATATAGCTTTCACAAAAGCGCTCATCACTTTGCCAATTATTACTTTGAGCGTCATAAATGGCTTGTTCTATTTCATTT
This DNA window, taken from Pasteurella skyensis, encodes the following:
- the yqfB gene encoding N(4)-acetylcytidine aminohydrolase gives rise to the protein MLSSKKTITIRDKAESYFKPNQILEVFTNETDRFFAKIQVSSVTPILFEQLNEEHAKQENMTLEQLKTVIRDIYPNDNEFFVIEYKLI
- a CDS encoding MurR/RpiR family transcriptional regulator, with the protein product MAVRNILDTVGSLYNSLTKTEKRIAEKLLNMPEELNQCSLSEIAENLCVGEATFIRFCRTLGFKGFTDFKLALAVELATRTNNHSIFEEDISSEDSYLEIAKKLQISITRVTDKTISLLDFQELEKVVQTLLQAKRIFLFGVGTSGLSAEEAKTKFMRIGLQVDSITNNHFMYMQAALMNKNDVVIGISHSGFSQEIIQALEIAKRNKAQTIAITHNLRSPITKVADLVLINGNKQGQLQGDSLRTKIAQLFILDLIYTLIVKEEEKKATANKQKTLDVISEQRFNYKY
- the recN gene encoding DNA repair protein RecN, with product MLTHLTINNFAIVRQLNLALSEGMSVITGETGAGKSIGIDALGLCLGYRSESSMIRDKATKADISATFLMQQNSPAFLWLKEHELLDDDNPQECILRRMINNEGRSKAFVNNRPLPISQLRELGQYLIHLNGQHAPQLLLKNDYPLEIINNYANISPLLTQMEKQYAEWKKLNKALKSYKQRYQENLAQKQLLQYQVEELDEFALKENEFEELEENYNRLANAEQLISLSQNSLELLTENTEMNIDSMLYQTIRYLDELMEVDASYKPAQEMLNEALIQIQEASADIQSLANNIEQDPQLLNELESRISKAMDLARKHNVTTKSLWKHHQQLQQELQQFIDFEESEEQLITDEKNAYQKCLNLAEQIYQKRLEASQKLSEKVTKQIKQLAMENSEFFIDVQHNPEKLSSNGADYVVFNLRSNLGQQPQPLVKIASGGELSRISLAVQVLTANKLSTPTLIFDEVDVGISGATATAVGQLLRKLSKKCQVLCVTHLPQVASYGHHHFNVEKYVKDGQTETQMSNLRPQERITALARLLGGNKISEAVLANAKEMLELAQAYE
- the nagB gene encoding glucosamine-6-phosphate deaminase, which gives rise to MRLIPLETAENVSEWTAKYIVNRINQFNPTADKPFVLGLPTGGTPLKTYKKLIEYYQAGKVSFKNVVTFNMDEYVGLPKTHPQSYHYFMFENFFNHIDIDPKNVHILDGMTQDIEKECQDYEDKIQAYGKIHLFMGGVGVDGHIAFNEPASSLSSRTRIKTLTEDTLIANSRFFDDDVNKVPKFALTIGVGTLLDAEEVLLLVTGHNKALALQACVEGPINHFWTISSLQMHKNSVIVCDEAATQELKVKTVKYFKQLEQNVAR
- a CDS encoding Sua5/YciO/YrdC/YwlC family protein, whose amino-acid sequence is MYSFEQIIEQFNQNNVIAYPTEAVFGLGCNPHSEQAVQALLQLKNRPEDKGLILLASDPQFLLPYIDETKLTETEWNRFYQIGEQAITWIMPAKSTVSHYLTGKFDTIAVRLCKLFAISQLCNATQSAITSTSANLSGMPPCYTVEEVQQQFGEHFPILNASTGGKTKPSEIRDIFTQYIFRQG
- the recX gene encoding recombination regulator RecX; translated protein: MSKYTAIQYIIYLLSRRDYSEQELRQKMIQKSYLENEIEQAIYDAQSNNWQSDERFCESYIRYRSSAGFGAKKIQQELQMKGVSNKIISQKLDESEIDWYNLAQKVFNKKKPLHWDLKAKQKMWRFMLGRGFDVEYFNDLINGEYNE
- a CDS encoding DNA topoisomerase family protein codes for the protein MSLFQPKKQTEHCPQCNAPLQIKKGKKGLFLGCTSYPDCDYLKPLHQNYHIIKTLEEQCPECGYFLQLKQGTYGIFIGCSHYPYCHFTVHEEPQEIEFDCPECKKEKLVARTGRSGKIFYGCLGFPKCKFTLPSKPIQKQCPQCRSELVIEKKQRGNLMYLCANTHCQYLFNKED
- the aroE gene encoding shikimate dehydrogenase; translated protein: MNKYAVWGNPISQSKSPRIHQLFAQQTGKNIDYSAQLGDSTLFKQQIYDFFQQGAKGANITAPFKEEAFQLADCHSESCLLAEACNTLKLLDNGNLYADNTDGMGLVMDLERLGWLTENQNILILGAGGATKGVLYPLLNRKQTITLYNRTLAKAVTLTQKFAKFGHITTTTLEQLNHQSFDLIINATSLGLQGKYVPLPSHLLQHSKVYDMQYASNMNTPFLHYAIKNGAKQVQDGLGMLVGQAAYSFYLWESIMPEIPPVLQQLKIEI